A portion of the bacterium genome contains these proteins:
- a CDS encoding PHP-associated domain-containing protein: protein MRDTFRKADLHVHSSFSFDVPDLAALHPRALFEAALGHPDPERRLDWFTLTDHDTMAGWAALVRELPEADRALVIPAVEHTLGDPGLGFTIHVNLYGLDPDTYARLRAAVRTLDELCAFCDEHGIRYQYNHPTWWERAELRRGQVDFARVPEIAARFPVLELNAARTPAQNLITAGLAAERGLPLTASSDTHTGAVGRGWTAAPGDTADEFLGAIWRGEGTTHLDHLSHAALVDEAHGLIDEFLDRGRTHGPAGRETAGAAQAWLEHMTLLLVRSRWVQQTPAARESLRSLLKHASVPILKVVMDHERRLDRRLADSELRTYLTQARVAHAA from the coding sequence TGCACCCGCGCGCGCTCTTCGAGGCCGCGCTGGGGCATCCCGACCCCGAGCGGCGGCTGGACTGGTTCACGCTGACCGACCACGACACGATGGCCGGCTGGGCCGCGCTGGTGCGCGAGCTGCCGGAGGCCGACCGCGCCCTGGTGATCCCCGCCGTCGAGCACACGCTCGGCGATCCGGGTCTCGGCTTCACGATCCACGTCAACCTCTACGGCCTGGATCCCGACACCTACGCGCGCCTGCGCGCCGCGGTGCGCACGCTCGACGAGCTGTGCGCGTTCTGCGACGAGCACGGCATCCGCTACCAGTACAACCATCCGACTTGGTGGGAGCGCGCCGAGCTGAGGCGCGGGCAGGTGGACTTCGCGCGCGTGCCGGAGATCGCCGCGCGCTTCCCGGTGCTGGAGCTGAATGCCGCGCGCACGCCGGCCCAGAACCTGATCACCGCCGGCCTGGCCGCCGAGCGCGGCCTGCCCCTGACCGCGTCGTCGGACACGCACACCGGCGCCGTCGGGCGCGGCTGGACCGCGGCGCCCGGTGACACCGCCGACGAATTCCTCGGCGCGATCTGGCGCGGCGAGGGCACGACCCACCTCGACCACCTGTCGCACGCGGCGCTGGTGGACGAGGCGCACGGCCTGATCGACGAGTTCCTGGACCGCGGCCGCACCCACGGCCCGGCCGGGCGCGAAACCGCCGGCGCGGCCCAGGCCTGGCTGGAGCACATGACGCTGCTGCTGGTGCGCTCGCGCTGGGTGCAGCAGACGCCGGCGGCGCGCGAATCGCTGCGCTCGCTGCTGAAGCACGCGTCGGTGCCGATCCTGAAGGTGGTCATGGATCACGAGCGCCGGCTGGACCGCCGGCTCGCCGATTCGGAACTGCGGACCTACCTGACGCAGGCACGCGTCGCCCACGC